In a single window of the Tellurirhabdus bombi genome:
- a CDS encoding phosphoribosylanthranilate isomerase — protein MKVRVKICCISSVDEARIAIAHGAAALGLVGHMPSGPGVITDDAIFQIAQTVPPPIATFLLTSETEAEAIIRHQQKVRTNTIQLVDAVQPGTYAALRKALPGIKLVQVIHVLDEVSLHEALTAAEEVDALLLDSGNPNLAVKELGGTGRRHDWSISRQIVEQSPVPVFLAGGLNPENVAEAIASVRPFGLDLCSSVRTDGKLDPIKLKRFFQAVDSAQ, from the coding sequence ATGAAAGTCCGCGTAAAAATTTGCTGCATTAGTAGCGTAGATGAAGCCAGAATAGCCATTGCTCATGGCGCTGCCGCTCTTGGTTTGGTAGGCCATATGCCGAGTGGGCCAGGCGTCATTACCGACGACGCTATTTTTCAGATTGCCCAAACCGTGCCCCCTCCCATTGCTACGTTTCTGCTAACTAGCGAAACAGAGGCGGAAGCCATCATACGCCATCAGCAAAAAGTACGGACAAACACCATCCAGTTGGTAGATGCCGTTCAACCCGGAACGTACGCTGCCCTGCGTAAAGCCTTACCAGGCATTAAATTAGTGCAGGTTATTCATGTATTAGACGAAGTAAGCCTCCACGAAGCGCTGACCGCCGCCGAAGAAGTTGATGCGCTTCTTCTTGACTCGGGCAATCCGAATCTGGCCGTAAAAGAACTTGGCGGAACGGGGCGGCGGCACGACTGGTCAATCAGTCGGCAGATTGTCGAACAGAGTCCGGTGCCTGTTTTTCTGGCGGGTGGCCTCAATCCTGAAAACGTTGCGGAAGCCATCGCTTCGGTCCGCCCCTTTGGTCTGGACTTATGCAGCAGCGTGCGTACGGACGGAAAACTCGACCCGATTAAACT